The proteins below are encoded in one region of Micromonospora sp. DSM 45708:
- a CDS encoding FAD-dependent oxidoreductase, with amino-acid sequence MPEQPVGRAVVLGGSLAGLLAANVLAEVYPEVLVVDRDELAGVAGYRKGVPHGRHAHGLVARGQQILEKQFPGLTADMEAAGVQPGDFSGAIRWYFNGMQLRQANTGLLSVPCTRPVIEHQVRNRVEKVSNIRFLEGYDIVGLESTPDKGRIVGARVQRRDGGSDPETLRADLVIDATGRGSRTPAWLEELGYSRPDEDRVKVDLAYTTRHYRVRSDPFGSDIAVIAAATPTHPRGAFYYRLPGDDGRVELSLTGVLGDHPPTDPDKFLEFVRSVPVPEIYESVREAEPLNDPVMFRFPASVRRRFERLTRFPKGFLVIGDAVCSFNPIYAQGMAIAAVESRVLADKLGRTTVPDPHEFFQEISRQIDSPWEFAATADLGYAGVEGRRTAKIRMINAYVAKVQRAAVHDASLTNALMRVAGLIDEPTALLRPGKMLRVLRQSGRRPDRAPAAAPLSAGRD; translated from the coding sequence ATGCCTGAACAGCCTGTCGGCCGCGCGGTGGTACTTGGCGGTAGCTTGGCCGGCCTACTCGCCGCCAATGTGCTCGCCGAGGTGTATCCCGAGGTGCTCGTGGTAGACCGCGACGAGCTGGCCGGAGTGGCGGGTTACCGGAAGGGCGTTCCGCACGGTCGGCACGCCCATGGTCTGGTCGCCCGCGGGCAACAGATCCTGGAGAAGCAGTTTCCCGGGCTGACCGCCGACATGGAAGCCGCCGGCGTCCAGCCGGGTGACTTCAGCGGCGCGATCCGCTGGTACTTCAACGGAATGCAGCTCCGCCAGGCGAACACCGGCCTGCTCTCGGTGCCGTGCACCCGGCCGGTCATCGAGCACCAGGTGCGCAACAGGGTGGAGAAGGTCAGCAACATACGCTTCCTGGAGGGGTACGACATCGTCGGGCTGGAGTCGACGCCCGACAAGGGTCGTATCGTCGGCGCGCGTGTGCAGCGTCGCGACGGCGGTTCGGATCCGGAGACCCTCCGTGCCGACCTGGTGATCGACGCCACCGGGCGGGGGTCGAGGACGCCGGCCTGGCTGGAGGAGCTCGGCTACTCCCGGCCAGACGAGGACCGGGTGAAGGTCGACCTCGCCTACACCACGCGCCACTACCGGGTCCGTTCCGACCCGTTCGGCAGCGACATCGCCGTCATCGCGGCGGCGACACCCACTCATCCGCGCGGGGCCTTCTACTACCGGCTCCCCGGCGACGACGGACGGGTCGAGCTGTCGCTCACCGGCGTTCTCGGCGACCACCCGCCGACCGACCCGGACAAGTTCCTCGAGTTCGTCCGGTCGGTTCCGGTGCCGGAGATCTACGAGTCCGTCCGCGAGGCCGAGCCGCTCAACGACCCGGTGATGTTCCGCTTCCCGGCGAGCGTTCGCCGCCGTTTCGAGCGGCTGACCCGGTTTCCGAAAGGGTTCCTGGTCATCGGCGACGCGGTGTGCAGTTTCAATCCCATCTACGCACAGGGCATGGCCATCGCCGCCGTCGAGTCCCGCGTCCTGGCCGACAAGCTCGGCCGGACGACCGTGCCGGATCCGCACGAGTTCTTCCAGGAGATCTCCCGCCAGATCGATTCGCCGTGGGAGTTCGCGGCGACCGCGGACCTCGGATACGCGGGCGTGGAGGGCCGACGGACCGCCAAGATCCGCATGATCAACGCCTACGTGGCGAAGGTCCAGCGTGCCGCGGTGCACGACGCGAGCCTCACCAATGCCCTCATGAGGGTGGCGGGCCTCATCGACGAGCCGACCGCACTGCTTCGCCCGGGCAAGATGCTCCGGGTGCTGCGGCAGTCCGGTCGCCGGCCGGACCGGGCGCCGGCGGCGGCGCCGCTCAGCGCCGGCCGCGACTAG
- a CDS encoding acyl-CoA dehydrogenase family protein — protein MVTVHAPAKAELVHRASELVPLLREKAPWMDDNRRIHPDVIDALTSADLLKMRVPTRYGGFESDMETVVDVIAELGRGDGSTAWTASVWAISTWMMGLFPDEVQDEVFATPDVRISGILSPGAVAVPTDGGYIINGKWSFNTGVQQSTWNTNAAVTPTEDGGMAPVMTLIRNSDLQVVDDWHTSGMRGSGSVTTIAKDLFIPKERVLQMGPVLQGQHMSKLNADSPIFKAPFMPTACATISAPALGLAMGAKDAFLERLPGRKITYTSYENQSEAPVTHLEIAEAVTKIDEVGFHAHRAARMLDTKGAAGEQWTLEERARVRLDLGAACQRAKEAVDILVGASGGSSIYRDVPIQRIQRDVQTLNLHAILHPSTNLELYGRILCGLGPNTPFV, from the coding sequence ATGGTGACTGTCCACGCACCGGCCAAGGCCGAGCTCGTTCATCGCGCGTCCGAGCTCGTGCCGCTCCTGCGGGAGAAGGCGCCCTGGATGGACGACAACCGGCGGATCCATCCCGATGTCATCGACGCGCTCACCAGCGCCGACCTGCTCAAGATGCGGGTCCCGACCCGCTACGGCGGCTTCGAGTCCGACATGGAGACCGTCGTGGACGTGATCGCCGAGCTCGGGCGGGGCGACGGCTCGACCGCCTGGACGGCCTCGGTGTGGGCGATCAGCACCTGGATGATGGGGCTGTTCCCGGACGAGGTGCAGGACGAGGTGTTCGCGACGCCCGACGTCCGGATCAGCGGCATCCTCAGCCCCGGCGCCGTGGCCGTGCCGACCGACGGCGGCTACATCATCAACGGCAAGTGGTCGTTCAACACCGGCGTGCAGCAGAGCACGTGGAACACGAACGCGGCGGTCACGCCGACCGAGGACGGCGGTATGGCGCCGGTCATGACGCTCATCCGCAACTCCGACCTCCAGGTCGTCGACGACTGGCACACCTCGGGCATGCGCGGCTCCGGCAGCGTCACCACGATCGCGAAGGACCTCTTCATCCCGAAGGAGCGGGTGCTCCAGATGGGGCCGGTGCTCCAGGGTCAGCACATGTCCAAGCTGAACGCGGACTCGCCGATCTTCAAGGCGCCGTTCATGCCCACCGCCTGCGCGACGATCAGCGCGCCCGCGCTCGGCCTCGCGATGGGCGCCAAGGACGCGTTCCTCGAGCGGCTGCCCGGCCGGAAGATCACGTACACCAGCTACGAGAACCAGAGCGAGGCGCCGGTCACCCATCTGGAGATCGCCGAGGCGGTCACCAAGATCGACGAGGTCGGGTTCCACGCCCACCGGGCGGCCCGCATGCTCGACACCAAGGGAGCGGCGGGGGAGCAGTGGACGCTCGAGGAGCGGGCCCGCGTGCGGCTCGACCTGGGCGCCGCGTGCCAGCGGGCCAAGGAGGCGGTCGACATCCTCGTCGGCGCCAGCGGCGGTTCGTCGATCTACCGCGACGTGCCGATCCAGCGCATCCAGCGGGACGTGCAGACGCTCAACCTGCACGCCATCCTGCACCCGAGCACCAACCTGGAGCTCTACGGCCGGATCCTCTGCGGTCTGGGCCCGAACACCCCGTTCGTCTGA
- a CDS encoding epoxide hydrolase family protein: MRPFRIEVPQSDLDDLHRRLDHTRWPDEMPGVGWDRGVPLDYLKELADYWRNGYDWRAAEARLNAYPQFVTEIDGVNVHFLHVRSPEEGATPLILTHGWPGTVAEFLDVIGPLSDPVAHGGDAADAFHLVIPSIPGYAFSGPTGQVGWDTGRVAGAWKELMSGLGYDRYVVQGGDWGTPISLRLGLADPEHVVGIHLNMCVAFPPPDPAAMEGLGEADLARLEFTGTFMQDGTGWQRIQSTRPQTLAYALTDSPVGQLAWIAEKYKEWTDSVKVPEDAVSRDHILTAVSIYWLTATAGSSAQLYYESSRMDADFIRTWAGPWPLTMPVGVASFPKDAVRPVRRFADQVLPTLSRWTEFDRGGHFAALEQPQLLVDDIRTFARSLAR, from the coding sequence ATGCGTCCGTTCCGTATCGAAGTGCCGCAGTCCGATCTCGACGATCTGCACCGGCGGCTCGACCACACGCGCTGGCCGGACGAGATGCCGGGCGTGGGCTGGGATCGCGGTGTGCCGCTGGACTATCTCAAGGAACTGGCCGACTACTGGCGAAACGGTTACGACTGGCGGGCGGCCGAGGCGCGGCTGAACGCGTACCCGCAGTTCGTCACCGAGATCGACGGGGTGAACGTGCACTTCCTGCACGTCCGCTCGCCCGAGGAGGGCGCGACGCCGTTGATCCTGACCCACGGCTGGCCGGGCACGGTGGCCGAGTTCCTCGACGTCATCGGGCCGCTCAGCGACCCGGTCGCGCACGGCGGTGACGCCGCCGACGCCTTCCACCTGGTGATCCCGTCGATTCCCGGATACGCGTTCTCGGGGCCGACGGGTCAGGTGGGCTGGGACACCGGTCGGGTGGCCGGCGCGTGGAAGGAGCTGATGAGCGGCCTGGGCTACGACAGGTACGTGGTGCAGGGCGGCGACTGGGGAACGCCGATCTCGCTGCGGCTGGGGCTGGCCGATCCCGAGCACGTCGTCGGCATCCACCTCAACATGTGCGTGGCGTTCCCGCCGCCCGATCCGGCGGCCATGGAGGGCCTGGGCGAGGCCGACCTGGCCCGCCTGGAGTTCACCGGCACCTTCATGCAGGACGGGACCGGTTGGCAGCGGATCCAGTCCACCCGGCCGCAGACGCTCGCCTACGCGTTGACCGACTCGCCGGTGGGGCAGCTTGCCTGGATCGCCGAGAAGTACAAGGAGTGGACCGACTCGGTGAAGGTGCCGGAGGACGCCGTGAGCCGCGACCACATCCTCACGGCGGTCTCCATCTACTGGCTGACGGCGACGGCCGGGTCCAGCGCCCAGCTCTACTACGAGTCCAGCCGCATGGACGCCGACTTCATCCGGACCTGGGCCGGGCCGTGGCCGCTGACGATGCCGGTGGGCGTCGCGTCGTTCCCCAAGGACGCGGTGCGGCCGGTGCGCCGGTTCGCCGACCAGGTCCTGCCGACCCTCAGCCGGTGGACCGAGTTCGACCGGGGGGGCCACTTCGCGGCTCTGGAACAGCCCCAACTTCTGGTCGACGACATCCGCACGTTCGCCCGCTCGCTCGCGCGCTGA
- the dpgA gene encoding 3,5-dihydroxyphenylacetyl-CoA synthase DpgA, with the protein MGTASSSTSFSQQDLLDTFAISDPKIRSVFLNSAIRRRFLELPLPAPDGSPSVETQADLLGRHKRLAVDMGMRALQACLDDVGATISDIRHLCCVTSTGFLTPGLSALLIRELGIDRYCSRTDIVGMGCNAGLNALNVVSSWSVANPGELAVVLCTEACSAAYVLDSTMRTAVVNSLFGDGAAALAVVGRPAGNSFGVAGGDSFGVAGGDSSGAAGGPRILKFASCIIPEAVDAMRYDWDSVQNRFSFFLDPQIPYVVGAHAEIVADRLLANTGLLRSDIAHWLVHAGGKKVIDAVTVNLGLNRHEVRHTTSVLRDYGNVSSGSFIFSYERLQQERVTAPGDYGVLMTMGPGSTIETALIQW; encoded by the coding sequence GTGGGCACGGCCTCATCCTCCACGTCCTTCTCGCAGCAGGATCTGCTGGACACCTTCGCGATCTCCGATCCGAAGATCCGCTCGGTCTTCCTCAACAGCGCGATTCGGCGACGCTTCCTCGAACTGCCGCTGCCGGCACCCGATGGCAGCCCGTCCGTGGAAACCCAGGCAGACCTGCTCGGCCGGCACAAGAGGCTGGCCGTGGACATGGGGATGCGCGCCCTGCAGGCGTGCCTGGACGACGTCGGCGCGACGATCTCCGACATTCGCCACCTGTGCTGCGTGACCTCCACCGGATTCCTCACGCCGGGGCTCAGCGCCCTCCTCATCCGTGAGCTCGGCATCGACCGGTACTGCAGCCGGACCGATATCGTGGGAATGGGGTGCAACGCGGGGCTCAACGCCCTGAACGTGGTGTCGAGTTGGTCCGTGGCCAACCCGGGCGAGCTTGCCGTGGTGTTGTGCACCGAGGCTTGTTCTGCCGCATACGTGCTGGACTCGACCATGCGCACCGCGGTCGTGAACAGTCTGTTCGGCGACGGCGCCGCGGCGCTGGCCGTTGTCGGCCGCCCCGCCGGCAACTCCTTCGGCGTCGCCGGCGGCGACTCGTTCGGCGTGGCCGGTGGTGACTCCTCGGGCGCCGCTGGCGGGCCCCGCATCCTCAAGTTCGCCAGTTGCATCATCCCCGAGGCGGTCGACGCCATGCGCTACGACTGGGACAGCGTCCAGAACCGGTTCAGTTTCTTCCTCGACCCGCAGATCCCCTATGTCGTGGGCGCTCATGCGGAAATCGTCGCGGACCGTCTGCTGGCGAATACCGGTCTGCTTCGTAGCGACATCGCACACTGGCTCGTGCACGCCGGGGGAAAGAAGGTCATCGACGCGGTGACGGTCAATTTGGGACTGAACCGCCACGAGGTCCGGCACACCACCAGCGTGCTACGCGACTACGGAAACGTGTCAAGCGGCTCGTTTATTTTCTCGTACGAACGCCTCCAGCAGGAGAGAGTGACCGCCCCGGGCGATTATGGAGTGCTGATGACGATGGGTCCTGGTTCCACGATCGAGACAGCGCTGATCCAGTGGTGA